Proteins from a single region of Chryseobacterium sp. T16E-39:
- a CDS encoding alpha/beta fold hydrolase, whose translation MPIITINNRKVHIQELNKGAEQTVVLIHGMFSNLSIYYFNIAPILAQHYHVVMYDLKSHGMSERVLEGYDLENMYSDLLGLIDFLELKKVHLVGYSFGGLIALKTALKAPDRVDQLVVMEAPDPRDDKTRDIIDQYSKEFLEHYVANFTDTTKVQMGKRQMEKNHRMYEFLFEQTSIKADMIRETDFLTETNLTGLETSTLLLYGAQSNCKPTGEWLQSQINNAELELIPGDHNIPIQEPAQIAEAINNFLSQSLSKSKPLTQNHG comes from the coding sequence ATGCCAATAATTACAATTAATAATAGGAAAGTTCATATTCAGGAACTCAATAAAGGTGCTGAACAAACAGTGGTGCTTATCCATGGGATGTTTAGTAATCTATCTATTTACTATTTTAATATTGCCCCTATTCTCGCACAGCATTACCATGTGGTGATGTATGATTTAAAAAGTCATGGCATGAGCGAACGTGTTCTGGAAGGCTATGATCTGGAAAACATGTATTCTGATCTGTTGGGATTAATAGACTTTCTGGAACTTAAGAAGGTACATCTGGTCGGTTATAGTTTTGGAGGGCTTATTGCTCTGAAAACGGCACTGAAAGCTCCTGATCGTGTAGATCAGCTGGTTGTAATGGAAGCACCTGATCCCAGGGATGATAAAACCCGGGATATTATTGATCAATACAGTAAGGAATTTCTGGAACATTATGTTGCTAATTTTACAGATACGACAAAAGTTCAAATGGGGAAAAGGCAAATGGAAAAGAACCATAGAATGTATGAGTTCCTATTTGAACAGACGAGCATTAAAGCCGATATGATCAGGGAAACTGATTTCCTTACAGAAACTAATTTGACAGGCTTAGAGACTTCCACGCTATTGCTTTATGGTGCTCAGTCCAACTGTAAACCTACTGGCGAATGGCTTCAGTCACAAATTAATAATGCAGAACTTGAACTTATTCCCGGAGATCATAATATTCCTATTCAGGAACCTGCCCAGATCGCAGAGGCTATTAATAATTTTTTATCTCAATCATTATCTAAATCTAAACCATTAACACAAAATCATGGCTAA
- a CDS encoding acyl carrier protein yields MNHEELFTLLKGFITEVIGEEFVEEMDITPDSSFTKDLEMDSIEIVSFSEKIKAHFGDQIDFTGWLSSMDLDQLINLDLRMIINYIYECQ; encoded by the coding sequence ATGAATCACGAAGAACTGTTTACTCTTTTAAAAGGCTTTATTACTGAAGTTATAGGGGAAGAATTTGTTGAAGAGATGGATATCACTCCGGACAGTTCATTTACCAAAGATTTAGAAATGGATAGTATAGAAATCGTTTCTTTTTCTGAGAAAATCAAAGCCCATTTTGGTGATCAGATTGATTTTACAGGTTGGTTATCTTCTATGGACTTAGACCAGTTGATCAATTTAGATCTCCGTATGATCATCAATTATATATACGAATGCCAATAA
- a CDS encoding type I polyketide synthase yields the protein MKKTDVAVIGLSCVFPGAQDAKAFWENIVNKVDSTQVAPADRIDPVHFSDATSPVDRFYCKRGGFIPDYEFDPTQFGILPLAVEGTEPDHLLTLDLVQKALEDAGVFQKKVSLEKTGIIIGKGNYTGPGATRAIEIVRTGEQISSLLKELLPEVSSTDIDKVKKAFQERKGRFAADTAMGLIPNLVASLVANRFNLGGAAFTVDAACASALLAVDHAVQELNRGRCDMVIAGGVHTGQNAAFWSIFAQLGAMSHQQQIKPFSADADGLLIGEGCGFVVLKRLEDAVRDQDKIYAVVKGVGVSSDGNGTSVMSPSVKGQLKALQQAWNNADLDEKQIGYLEAHGTGTPLGDKTELQTLAQFFGKEEVSPIAGIGSVKSNIGHAMPAAGIAGLIKTCLALHHDTLPPTLYCENPIADMQQTRFAPVQEPKSWSKAGLPKIAAVNAFGFGGINAHVVLEGYDMPKKDRVLLLARNTNEDLLSALHHNESQLGEGDYRIALFDPTPERIEKAIKIVSKGKPWRNKQDIWYTNIPLLKNGDKIAFVFPGLDGLAKGEVETVSRYFGLTEPIKTEGEGLLSDALGVFNKCSILDGALKKLGIVPDMNAGHSLGEWLAGYSSELAEVNSVKALIDVLNPETFELKDSRFIAIGAGIDTIKPLIAQIPEVYISNDNCPNQVILCGSNTALDELVPLLKSKQIFHQILPFQSGFHSPFIADKLDVILEGMEKAQFQKTKIPLWSATTLEPYPSDQQAIRKLSAEHLVQPVRFRELTDKLYEEGARFFIQIGTGGLIGFIDDTLKGKAFSTIASSIPTRSALAQLQRVVAALFVEGKTVALDFLEIESNLKKASGKGIKLQLGSPIIRDFKEVQSLAQSFEPKQNNISATVVKTGHPLVQAFQENIADMIRMQEEVLTLFQNRPEVTVSNPVAVQKPRDVNFSRLLHVNLDTHPYLIDHSLLRQPAGWVDIADMEPVIPMTMIFEQLAEIAEAEIPGTQVHKIMNVSVFQWMNVAKPFEKTVKGEWRSSHHAYLDIENFVNAEVVLKPTSVEAPVINLSVGELLPIQRTPEEIYDMHMFHGEKYQGITEIVEVGTKGIVGKIKGNGGKGSLLDNAGQLFGLWLQLTLTKDRIAFPVKIRDIEFFGDMHDQEGLFECTCLLTELNDEFAIADIILKRDGKVWCAITGWQNRRLEIDAALWSVSMSPLHNRLSEEIAPEVFFFHQAYTRVASWDFILKRYFNQTEKQYHQQLLPNKKKNWMVSRVAAKDAVRNLLRQQKDHACFPITFEIRSNEVGKPYLIGDITEDIHISLAHKGKEAVAIARQGSPVGIDMEIIEERSSGFYDLVFTDAELALLKNRDQAEWTTRFWVAKEAYGKFLGTGLKGNPKAFEVNKIEGDRMWIEQTEIKIIKHKNYIIGWTL from the coding sequence ATGAAAAAAACAGATGTTGCTGTAATTGGACTATCCTGTGTCTTCCCCGGGGCACAAGATGCCAAAGCTTTTTGGGAAAATATTGTCAATAAAGTGGACTCGACTCAGGTGGCTCCTGCTGATCGTATCGATCCGGTTCACTTTAGTGATGCAACAAGTCCTGTCGATCGTTTTTATTGTAAACGTGGAGGATTTATTCCTGATTATGAATTTGACCCGACGCAATTTGGAATTTTACCACTGGCTGTTGAAGGAACAGAGCCTGATCATTTGCTAACGCTTGATTTGGTTCAGAAAGCCCTCGAAGATGCAGGGGTATTTCAGAAAAAAGTTTCGTTGGAGAAAACAGGGATCATCATAGGTAAAGGAAACTATACGGGACCGGGTGCAACACGTGCTATAGAGATTGTACGGACTGGAGAGCAGATTTCTTCATTGTTGAAGGAACTGCTTCCTGAAGTATCTTCTACAGATATTGATAAAGTTAAAAAAGCTTTTCAGGAACGTAAAGGACGTTTTGCTGCTGATACAGCGATGGGATTAATTCCAAATCTCGTTGCTTCTCTTGTTGCCAACCGGTTTAATTTGGGAGGCGCTGCCTTTACAGTGGATGCTGCCTGTGCGAGTGCTTTACTTGCCGTAGATCATGCGGTGCAGGAACTTAACCGTGGACGCTGTGATATGGTGATTGCAGGTGGGGTTCATACCGGACAGAATGCTGCTTTCTGGAGCATTTTTGCACAATTGGGAGCAATGTCACATCAGCAGCAGATCAAGCCATTCAGTGCAGATGCTGATGGATTATTAATTGGAGAAGGATGCGGTTTTGTGGTCTTAAAAAGATTAGAAGATGCAGTCCGTGATCAGGATAAAATCTATGCTGTTGTAAAAGGGGTTGGAGTAAGTAGTGATGGTAATGGGACCAGTGTAATGAGTCCTTCTGTTAAAGGGCAGTTAAAAGCTTTGCAACAGGCATGGAACAATGCTGACCTCGATGAAAAACAGATTGGCTATCTTGAAGCTCATGGTACAGGAACTCCTCTTGGAGATAAAACAGAACTGCAGACTCTTGCCCAGTTTTTTGGCAAGGAAGAAGTGAGTCCAATCGCTGGTATTGGATCTGTAAAGTCCAATATAGGGCATGCTATGCCAGCGGCAGGTATAGCAGGTTTGATAAAAACCTGTCTGGCATTGCATCATGATACATTACCGCCTACTTTATATTGTGAAAATCCAATAGCGGATATGCAGCAAACCCGATTTGCACCTGTGCAGGAACCTAAAAGCTGGTCAAAAGCCGGTTTGCCAAAGATTGCGGCAGTCAATGCTTTTGGATTTGGGGGGATCAATGCCCATGTAGTGCTTGAAGGGTATGATATGCCTAAAAAAGACCGTGTTTTGCTGTTGGCAAGAAATACGAATGAAGATTTACTTTCTGCTTTACATCATAATGAAAGTCAGTTAGGTGAAGGGGATTATAGGATTGCCCTGTTTGATCCGACACCAGAGAGAATAGAAAAAGCAATTAAAATTGTATCCAAGGGTAAACCTTGGCGAAACAAACAAGATATTTGGTATACGAATATTCCTTTATTGAAGAATGGAGATAAAATAGCCTTTGTATTTCCAGGATTAGATGGTCTCGCAAAAGGAGAAGTGGAGACTGTCAGCCGTTACTTTGGATTAACTGAGCCTATCAAAACAGAAGGGGAAGGTTTATTAAGTGATGCGTTAGGTGTTTTCAATAAGTGCAGCATATTGGATGGTGCATTGAAAAAGCTGGGAATTGTACCGGATATGAATGCCGGGCACAGCTTAGGAGAGTGGCTGGCCGGATATTCGTCCGAGCTGGCAGAAGTAAATTCTGTTAAGGCATTGATCGATGTGCTTAATCCTGAAACTTTTGAATTAAAAGACTCCAGGTTTATTGCTATTGGTGCTGGAATTGATACCATTAAGCCTCTTATTGCCCAAATCCCGGAGGTATATATTTCTAATGACAACTGTCCAAATCAGGTGATTCTTTGTGGAAGTAATACGGCATTGGATGAGCTGGTACCTTTGTTAAAATCAAAACAGATATTTCATCAGATCTTACCATTCCAATCCGGTTTCCATTCACCTTTTATTGCGGATAAGCTCGATGTGATTTTAGAAGGAATGGAAAAGGCACAGTTTCAAAAAACAAAGATTCCATTGTGGTCTGCAACGACACTGGAACCTTATCCTTCAGATCAGCAGGCTATAAGAAAACTCAGTGCAGAACATCTGGTTCAGCCCGTACGTTTCCGTGAACTTACTGATAAACTGTATGAAGAAGGAGCAAGATTCTTTATTCAAATAGGAACAGGAGGATTGATTGGATTTATCGATGATACTTTAAAAGGAAAAGCTTTCAGTACGATTGCTTCCAGTATTCCTACGCGGTCTGCTTTAGCTCAGTTACAACGTGTGGTAGCTGCTTTATTCGTAGAAGGAAAAACAGTAGCACTTGATTTTCTGGAAATAGAAAGCAATTTGAAAAAGGCATCAGGCAAAGGAATTAAGCTGCAATTAGGATCACCGATTATCCGTGATTTTAAAGAAGTACAGTCTTTAGCTCAGTCTTTTGAGCCGAAGCAAAATAATATTTCAGCTACTGTGGTTAAAACAGGACATCCGCTCGTTCAGGCATTTCAGGAAAATATTGCTGATATGATCCGCATGCAGGAAGAAGTGTTAACATTATTCCAGAATCGTCCGGAAGTTACAGTTTCAAACCCGGTGGCAGTTCAAAAGCCACGGGATGTGAATTTCTCAAGATTACTGCATGTTAACTTGGATACTCATCCTTATCTTATTGATCACAGTTTGCTAAGACAGCCTGCAGGGTGGGTGGATATTGCGGATATGGAACCGGTTATTCCTATGACCATGATTTTTGAGCAGTTAGCAGAAATTGCAGAAGCAGAAATACCAGGTACTCAAGTACACAAGATCATGAATGTGAGTGTGTTTCAGTGGATGAATGTTGCCAAACCTTTTGAGAAAACCGTTAAGGGAGAATGGCGCTCATCCCATCATGCTTATCTGGATATCGAGAACTTTGTTAATGCTGAAGTGGTATTGAAACCAACCTCTGTAGAGGCTCCTGTCATTAACCTATCAGTGGGTGAGCTTTTACCTATTCAGAGAACTCCTGAGGAAATCTACGATATGCACATGTTCCATGGAGAAAAATATCAGGGGATCACTGAAATAGTAGAAGTGGGAACCAAAGGTATTGTAGGAAAGATCAAAGGAAACGGAGGGAAAGGTTCCTTACTTGATAATGCCGGACAATTATTCGGGTTGTGGCTACAGCTTACTTTAACAAAAGACCGTATTGCTTTTCCTGTAAAAATCAGGGACATCGAGTTTTTTGGTGATATGCACGATCAGGAAGGACTTTTTGAATGTACCTGTTTGCTTACGGAGCTTAACGATGAATTTGCCATCGCAGATATTATCCTAAAAAGAGATGGAAAAGTCTGGTGTGCTATTACCGGTTGGCAGAACAGGAGATTGGAAATCGATGCGGCATTATGGAGTGTTTCCATGTCCCCTTTGCATAACCGTCTTTCAGAAGAAATTGCACCTGAGGTATTCTTCTTTCATCAGGCTTATACAAGGGTCGCTTCGTGGGATTTTATTCTTAAACGATATTTCAACCAAACTGAAAAACAATACCATCAGCAGCTATTGCCTAATAAGAAGAAAAACTGGATGGTCAGCAGGGTAGCAGCAAAAGACGCTGTAAGAAACCTTCTTCGCCAGCAAAAGGATCATGCTTGTTTCCCTATTACATTTGAAATACGCTCGAATGAAGTAGGTAAGCCTTATCTCATCGGCGATATTACTGAAGATATTCATATTTCGTTAGCTCATAAAGGAAAAGAAGCTGTAGCAATTGCACGCCAAGGAAGCCCTGTTGGAATAGACATGGAAATCATAGAGGAGCGCAGCTCCGGATTTTACGATCTGGTATTTACAGATGCTGAATTAGCATTATTAAAAAACAGAGATCAGGCGGAATGGACTACCCGGTTTTGGGTAGCCAAGGAAGCTTACGGAAAGTTTCTTGGAACAGGGCTGAAGGGAAATCCAAAAGCTTTTGAAGTAAATAAAATAGAGGGAGATCGTATGTGGATCGAACAAACTGAAATTAAAATCATAAAACATAAAAATTATATTATCGGATGGACACTATAA
- a CDS encoding glycosyltransferase: MAKFVFVVPPLTGHVNPTLSIGAELLERGHEVAWISLDKNLNTKLPVGGELLLIQYDQTDEEKQESEQYLDIISKKVVYGIDSIKFLYDDVLIPLNRHCYNGIVQLLTSFKPDLVIGDHQLFSAAIAAKKLGLPYSTTVTAPAAIKMMDELPKVHEWEVNKIIELQKELGITENHSLASSDLLTMVLTSRDFFGEMDLPSNYQFTGPVLSERRISCEFDWDRLNSSTGKKILVSIGTTFDHDHKKAFFQKVVDAFRDEDLTVVVVSDPQLFDNWPENFMVYQQVPQLDLLPHLDGVVCHGGHNTVSETLSNGLPLVVIPIAYDQSHVAGRVVRTGAGERLNFNRFKSNHLKEAVHQILNNPDYRVAAEELRQSFIDAGGTATAANLLENAIVTATQLVKKGSKFLFVIPPFFGHISPTLSVGVSLIARGHEVKWFGITPLSDEHIPEGGSYFYPEEELIPYQDEIKRILKRQDDGPACSGPEVMKLALEETYVPFAKMMMPGLSRLTESWKPDVIVNDCISFGGALFAHKHNIPCVTTTPVPPDVMGDTEKSAPKIFEWQQNLIKDLQKEVGIDDEGIFIHSHKLNLVFTSQAFAGFETVPSHMKFVGPVKGRPNDVPFDWDRLHASTTPKIFVSLGTLLVDIRKAFFEKIIAAFADQPVTIVAATPPDIFEEWPSNFIVNSFVPQSALMPHMDMVICHGGFNTVNDTFRNGLPMLITPIAYDHFHIAKLIEQAGCGKSIRYKRLRIESLRETVFELLEDPAYRMAAKEVQTTFLTAGGNDKAVELLENFVQQEQSVVVSI, from the coding sequence ATGGCTAAATTTGTATTTGTTGTTCCGCCATTGACAGGTCATGTCAATCCAACCCTGAGTATCGGGGCCGAATTATTGGAAAGAGGGCATGAAGTGGCATGGATCAGTCTTGACAAAAATTTAAATACGAAACTTCCTGTCGGGGGAGAGCTACTACTTATTCAGTACGATCAAACCGATGAAGAAAAACAGGAAAGTGAACAATATCTCGATATTATTTCTAAAAAAGTAGTGTATGGAATCGACAGCATTAAATTTCTTTACGATGATGTGCTGATTCCTTTGAACAGACATTGTTATAATGGTATTGTTCAGTTACTGACTAGTTTCAAACCCGATCTTGTAATCGGTGACCATCAGCTATTTTCCGCTGCTATTGCGGCAAAAAAACTAGGTCTTCCTTATAGTACCACCGTTACAGCACCGGCTGCAATTAAAATGATGGATGAATTGCCAAAGGTTCATGAATGGGAAGTAAACAAAATCATTGAACTTCAAAAAGAATTGGGGATAACGGAAAACCATTCCCTGGCTTCTTCGGATCTGTTAACCATGGTCTTAACCTCAAGGGATTTCTTTGGTGAAATGGACCTGCCATCCAATTATCAGTTCACAGGTCCTGTTCTTTCAGAACGACGTATTTCATGTGAATTTGATTGGGACAGATTAAATAGCAGTACCGGGAAAAAGATTCTTGTAAGTATCGGGACTACCTTCGATCATGACCATAAAAAGGCTTTTTTTCAAAAAGTTGTTGATGCATTCAGAGATGAAGATTTAACCGTTGTAGTGGTTTCAGATCCTCAGCTCTTCGATAACTGGCCGGAAAACTTTATGGTGTACCAACAGGTTCCCCAGTTAGATTTATTACCTCATCTGGATGGAGTCGTATGCCATGGAGGACATAATACCGTATCCGAAACACTTTCGAATGGTCTGCCGCTGGTTGTTATTCCGATTGCTTATGATCAGTCGCATGTAGCAGGACGAGTGGTACGGACTGGAGCGGGTGAACGTCTTAATTTTAACCGGTTTAAATCAAATCATTTAAAAGAAGCCGTACATCAGATCTTAAATAATCCTGACTATCGTGTAGCTGCAGAAGAGCTTCGTCAGTCCTTCATTGATGCAGGAGGTACAGCGACGGCTGCGAATTTGCTTGAAAACGCTATTGTTACGGCAACACAACTGGTGAAGAAAGGTTCAAAATTCTTATTTGTTATCCCTCCGTTTTTCGGGCATATCAGTCCGACATTAAGCGTGGGAGTAAGTCTGATCGCAAGAGGCCATGAAGTTAAATGGTTTGGAATTACCCCGCTTTCTGATGAACATATTCCGGAAGGAGGGTCTTATTTCTATCCTGAAGAAGAGCTTATTCCTTATCAGGATGAGATAAAACGCATTTTGAAAAGACAGGATGACGGACCTGCATGTTCAGGGCCTGAAGTGATGAAACTGGCATTAGAAGAAACTTATGTTCCGTTTGCTAAAATGATGATGCCGGGATTAAGCCGTCTTACAGAAAGCTGGAAGCCCGATGTTATCGTTAATGACTGTATCAGTTTTGGAGGAGCGCTTTTTGCTCATAAACATAATATTCCCTGTGTAACGACCACACCCGTCCCTCCTGATGTAATGGGAGATACGGAGAAAAGTGCCCCTAAAATATTTGAATGGCAACAGAATCTGATCAAAGACCTTCAGAAAGAAGTAGGGATTGATGATGAGGGTATTTTTATCCACTCTCATAAATTGAATCTTGTGTTTACATCACAGGCTTTTGCCGGTTTTGAAACCGTTCCTTCACATATGAAATTTGTAGGTCCTGTAAAGGGACGTCCAAACGATGTTCCTTTTGATTGGGACCGTTTGCATGCCTCTACAACACCTAAAATATTTGTATCATTAGGAACATTATTAGTAGATATCCGAAAAGCTTTCTTTGAAAAGATCATTGCTGCATTTGCGGATCAGCCTGTAACGATTGTTGCGGCAACTCCACCGGATATCTTTGAAGAATGGCCTTCTAATTTTATCGTCAACAGTTTTGTACCCCAGTCAGCTCTAATGCCTCATATGGATATGGTGATCTGTCATGGAGGGTTTAATACAGTTAATGATACATTCCGTAATGGATTGCCTATGCTGATTACACCTATTGCCTATGATCATTTCCATATTGCAAAACTTATAGAGCAGGCAGGTTGTGGGAAAAGTATCCGATACAAACGATTACGCATAGAATCGCTTCGCGAAACAGTATTTGAACTGCTTGAGGATCCGGCATACCGGATGGCAGCCAAAGAGGTTCAAACCACCTTCCTTACAGCTGGGGGTAATGATAAGGCTGTGGAATTGTTAGAAAATTTTGTACAACAAGAACAATCAGTAGTAGTTTCCATTTAG